DNA from Flavobacteriales bacterium:
CGCTTGAGCATGGATAAGAGCAACGTGTCGCGCCTGTTGCGCAACCCGCATCCGAAGCCGCACCTCCTCGCCCGCATCAAGAAGGCCTTCGGCGTGGATGCGGAGCGCTGGGTGCATGAGGATGGCTCCCCGGCCGCGGCACAGGCCGAACCCTCTGCGGATGAGCAGTTGCGCATCGTTCACCTGGAGAGCTCCGACGCATCGCGGCGGAAACCCAAGGACAAGCGGAAGCACCGCAAGCGCAAGGCCTTTCTGCGCGCCTTCGAGGAGTACGTGCGCCTAAAGGCGAAGCAGGATGACTGGAAGCGCGAGAAGAAGCGCCGGAAGCGTGATGGACGAAGTGGCGGGAACCAGCTTGGGGGGGGGGGGGGGGGTAATTGACTGGCGCTCAGCTGCGTAATCGCCATTGGGGCGAGCCCAGCACAGTGCGCACCCAGGCGCATGAGCGCGGTCCGATACCCTACTGCGCCCGCTCCAGCTTCAGGTCCCTCACTTGCAGCATCACCGCATACTCGTTGCGGAAGCCGTTCTCCGGGCCCGT
Protein-coding regions in this window:
- a CDS encoding helix-turn-helix domain-containing protein, whose amino-acid sequence is MSRFPERFKELLLSLGLTLKAAGERLSMDKSNVSRLLRNPHPKPHLLARIKKAFGVDAERWVHEDGSPAAAQAEPSADEQLRIVHLESSDASRRKPKDKRKHRKRKAFLRAFEEYVRLKAKQDDWKREKKRRKRDGRSGGNQLGGGGGGN